The Deinococcus aerophilus genomic sequence CGGCAAACCAGCGCTCCACCTTGACCGCGTTCCAGGCCGCCGGCACCAGGTCCAGCCGCCGGGCAATCCGGTGGATGTGGGTGTCCACCGGCATGGCGGGCCGTGCGAGGTCGAACAGCAGCACGCAGCTCGCGGTCTTCATGCCCACACCCGGCAGACCCTCCAGCAGCGCGCGGGCCGCCTCGTCGCTCAGGTCACGGGTCTCTCGCAGCGACAGGCTGGGCCGCGTCTCGTCCAGCTCCGCCAGCAGGGCATGGATGTAGCCGGCCTTGACCCGCGCGAGCCCGCCGCCGGCGGCCCTCAACACCGCCTCAATGCCGTCTGGTCCGTCGGCAAGCGCCGCTTCCCAGCGTGGGTAGGCGGCCTTCAGACCCTCAAATTGCCGCCGGGTGATGGGGGCGGTGTTCTGCTGCGAGAGAATGGTCTGGATCAGGCCGTCCAGCGGCTCGGCGGCGCGCCGGGGCGTGGGCGGCTCGGGCAGGTATTCCGTCGCCAGCCGCCGCGCGAGCTCGGGCAGATGGAGCGG encodes the following:
- a CDS encoding endonuclease III domain-containing protein, whose product is MTASSVPSAPSVSRKPALSAQQPPPLHLPELARRLATEYLPEPPTPRRAAEPLDGLIQTILSQQNTAPITRRQFEGLKAAYPRWEAALADGPDGIEAVLRAAGGGLARVKAGYIHALLAELDETRPSLSLRETRDLSDEAARALLEGLPGVGMKTASCVLLFDLARPAMPVDTHIHRIARRLDLVPAAWNAVKVERWFAEVLPHDWATRYTFHVAAIRHGRQTCRARHPQCDRCVLRDLCPSAALLGPGEAGAGQTAMLRP